The following nucleotide sequence is from Apium graveolens cultivar Ventura chromosome 4, ASM990537v1, whole genome shotgun sequence.
ACATGACTAGTTTAAAATTGTATCAACAAATTTAAAGTAATGTTACTACCTTCTAAACTAAATTTATCATATCAGAGTAATCTAACTAATATAGTTCAATAATTTACTCTGCCATAACTTTATTCCTCTTAACACATCTCCTCGCATCATGAGTATATGCCTTACACAACAAAAATTGCCGACTTCTTTTTTTTACATTTATTCAAAGCTTTCTCTCTCGCGCCAATCAGTCTTTTGAAGTAGTTTCCTTTGTTCTTGCACACATTTGGCACGAGTACAAAAATTTCTTCGCTAGACTGTTCCCCAACCATAGCAGCAATGTGATCTCTCTTAGTAAATACATCACAACCACCTTGAACATCCAAATCCGTATTCAACTGTTTTATAGTTTGATGCACAAAATCGAGCTTCTCAAACACCATTCCAATCTTGCTAACAGCTTGACGAAAGTCATACCAGATATTTGTCAATTTCAGAGAGGCTTGTTGCATCTTTATGTAATCATTTGATACTGAAACTGAATTAGACATAGTCCCTGAATTATCAATTTCCATCCAACGATTTAGAGCAAGGCTCATAGGAAACTTCGTAACTCCTATTTGTTTCAAACCACAAAAGGCATGTCTACAAACTATTCCACACATTACAAATTTTTTACATGAACAAACAGCATGATCCTTACTAACAGACACCTGCGTcaaaaaattcaaatataaaagtTAAAAACTAAATTAAGAActcattaaaaataattataaatcttaAAAGACAACTAATTAAAGCCTGAAACTAAAATATACTTAAGTAATTTTAATAGAATACAAGAATATTTAGGGCAACTAAAAGATATTTATAAATAGATAAAACCAAACAATATTAAATTAACTTACTACCATTAAACATTTAAGCACTTACTGTCATTTATAAAACAACAACCTTTTTAAAACCAGTAAAAAATGTCACCTTGAATAGTTTATCTTTAACTTTGACATCCCTGATTTCCAAGTGCGTAACCCCATTTATCTCCTCACTCATTCGCTTTATTTGCATATCTAAACAAGAAGAAATTATTTCTTCCTGAACTTTATAAAATATTACACGAGTGAACAAAGTTGCTGCATCATCTTCAATAAACCATGTTGATAATGTCTCCGGAATGCAATTTTTTGACTCATGATCCAGCCTTTCAGTTTCATTCCTTTGCCGTTCCATTGCACTTTGGAAACACAACCAAAATTCACACAGAGTATCTTCTTGCCTATGAAACTGCCCAAAAAAGAAATTCTCACTCTCTGATCTCGATGTTGTCCTCATTAGACCAAACATAGGCTCATCTCTAAAAAATGATGGAATCCAAGAAGATCTGATAGAATACATGTCTGAAAGCCACTTATGCTCGTCTAATTTGAACTCCTTTAAAACTTTCGTCCAGCCTCTCTCAAACTCATCAGTctctatgttagatatatttgataatgtcatgtgtaatatgatttgtgtttagttttcagatcttacctaacaggacaaatcaatacttaactggaaatcagcacttatactgaagacaaaacttaagatatcagaacttaagttatcagaacttaaggttcagaagatatttatcaggagataatatcaggacttaagatgactttcagataaggcaggcggttgattgaaaggaaagaagatcgagactaagacataaagaattgtgcatgaagaaggaattctatgaagaatagcatacttggaagaaaagaaaactagttgatatattttaggaagcagaattatattccatatcaattagaagattatcttgtaactgtgtagtatataaacacgggcatagagtttacaccataagtgttacgattatcgaagttattattctttgtaattctagcagctctcgtgataatttgttcattactgagattggacagttccatattgtaacagagtttattgtgttgaataaaatctattttctgttacttaagttcttatatttgatttgattgtgctaaaaactgtattcaacccccttctacagtgtgtgtgacctaacaagtggtatcatagccttctgttaacacataaacagtttaagatccaaaatcaatcatgtctgaagaagaaactccaaccaagcccaccaaaactgaagaacctccaaaaaccgtAACTCATagttgatatgagactataagagttcccatgttgaaaccttctgagtattccatatggaaagtgaagatggctatatttctggaagctacagatccagaatatctcgacaggatttatgaaggaccacatatgccaaccaaactctctgtggaagttgcaggtcagccaacaaagtctgtaccaaaggagaaaagtgattacactactgaagatatctcatcgattgtaaagtatgcaaaggtaagacacttgctgcatagtgtcattcataatgtcatgtcaaacagggtaattaactgcaagactacaaaagagatatgggatgctttaaaaaaaggtgtcagggaactgattcaatcaagaagaacaggaagacgatactcactcaagagtatgagcactttgactcaaagcctgatgagtcattaactgatttatatgacagatttgtcaaactcttgaatgatttgtcactagttgacaaggagtatgatattgaagtttcaaatcttaaattcctgttagctcttcctgaaagatgggatttgaatgccacaataataagagacaactataatcttgatgaaacaactattgatgaaatttatgggatgctcaagactcatgaacttgagatggaacaaagaagcaagaggaatggaagaaagtcaaggacaatttcctttgtggctgaggaggaaagtcccaaagaagctgcctcaaggaaaggcaagggaaaggctctcatcacaaagtctgatactgagtcatcaagttctaatagtgatgataactcagaaactgaaagtatacctgagatggaccctgatgaggagatgatgaagctgtgtgctcttatggtgaaagggatcacaaagatt
It contains:
- the LOC141719099 gene encoding protein FAR1-RELATED SEQUENCE 5-like encodes the protein MNISLRTICFDASKVNIGVSKSFYFAKEMAGGYGNETSESFYFAYEVDSDGHLMKLFWADAIGRRNFELYGDAVSFDATFDTNKYNMIFSPFTGVDKHDKCVTFAVCLLSHENIEDYTWAFDHFVKAMGRNPVVILTDQYPAMKVAVHNSFSDKNGLIAKTDEFERGWTKVLKEFKLDEHKWLSDMYSIRSSWIPSFFRDEPMFGLMRTTSRSESENFFFGQFHRQEDTLCEFWLCFQSAMERQRNETERLDHESKNCIPETLSTWFIEDDAATLFTRVIFYKVQEEIISSCLDMQIKRMSEEINGVTHLEIRDVKVKDKLFKVTFFTGFKKVSVSKDHAVCSCKKFVMCGIVCRHAFCGLKQIGVTKFPMSLALNRWMEIDNSGTMSNSVSVSNDYIKMQQASLKLTNIWYDFRQAVSKIGMVFEKLDFVHQTIKQLNTDLDVQGGCDVFTKRDHIAAMVGEQSSEEIFVLVPNVCKNKGNYFKRLIGAREKALNKCKKKKSAIFVV